The sequence CGCCTCTCGCCGTCTGCCGGTTGCGTCACCCCGACGGCGGCGAACTCGTCCTCGGGGTGCTCGGCGCCTCCCACGTCGTCTCGGTCAAGTGCGCGAATTCCTCGTTTTCCGAGGAGGTTTCGTGTACTGCTGTGGCCCCCACCCCGTTGCCGGGTCGTGCCGTCGCGCCCGGCTACCTGCTTCGGTCGCGGCACGAGGCACACGATGAGACGAGTTTCCGCGCGCTGGCTCGGCTGCTGCGTGAGCGCTGCGCGCAGAGCACCGGGTGGCTCGGCGGCGCGTTTCCCGGCGACGACGCCGCGCTGACGGCGCTGTCCGCCGAACCCGACGGTGACGGGTGGCGGTGGCGCACCTGGCATCTGTATCCGCACCCGTCCGGTGGCGGCACCGTCGTGCACACGAACAGCCGGTGGCGGCCATGAGCCGCACCAACCTGTTCTGGCTCGCCGGCGGTCTGGCCGTCGGCGGCATCGTCTGCCTGATCCTCGGCATCTCGATGCTGCCCGACATCCGAACGCATGTGGCCGAAACCTACCCCGCGTATTCGCATGGCGCGCAAGCCACGAGCTATGAATGCACGGGGTCACCCGCCGAAGTGGCCGACCGGCTGGCGGACTACAAGAGCCCGGAGGCCCGCGCCACCGACCGCGGCTCGGAGTACCTGCGCTACAACGACGACATCGTGATCGTCGGCCCAGACGGCAACCGTCCGTGCACCATCCGCGTGGAGGACATCAACGCCCGATACAGCCACGGCGGTTTCATCTTCCTGGGGCCCGGGTTCTTCCCCGGGTCCCCGGCGGGCGGTGCGGGCGGTAGCCCCGGCGGCCCCGGGGGAACGAAATGACGCCCGCACCAACCCTGATCGGTTAGGAGACCCGATGAACCCCGAAATACGAGCAGCCGTCGTCGAATTCGGCACCATCAGCGGTGAAAGTCTGGCGCAGAACGTCATTGCCGCGCTGTTGTACTTCGCTATCGGTGTCGTCGTGCTGGCGGCCGGCTTCCTCATGGTGGATCTGCTGACGCCGGGGAACCTGCGCCAGATGGTGTTCGTCGAGCGGCGGCCCAACGCCGTGGCCGTCGCCTGTGGCATGTACGCCGCGCTGGCG comes from Mycolicibacterium pulveris and encodes:
- a CDS encoding DUF4247 domain-containing protein; this translates as MSRTNLFWLAGGLAVGGIVCLILGISMLPDIRTHVAETYPAYSHGAQATSYECTGSPAEVADRLADYKSPEARATDRGSEYLRYNDDIVIVGPDGNRPCTIRVEDINARYSHGGFIFLGPGFFPGSPAGGAGGSPGGPGGTK
- a CDS encoding DUF2617 family protein; this encodes MPLHRLAVSPADVSGAGLRLALNTAAPTPLAVCRLRHPDGGELVLGVLGASHVVSVKCANSSFSEEVSCTAVAPTPLPGRAVAPGYLLRSRHEAHDETSFRALARLLRERCAQSTGWLGGAFPGDDAALTALSAEPDGDGWRWRTWHLYPHPSGGGTVVHTNSRWRP